The DNA segment TCCTGATGGTGAACAACCCGCAGATGGTGGAGCTCCAGAAGCTCACCGCCGCCCACTTCACCAAGGAGACCGGCATCAAGGTGAACTTCACCGTGCTGCCGGAAAACGATGTCAGGGACAAGATCAGCCAGGACTTCGCCAACCAGGCGGGCCAGTACGACATCGCCACGCTCAGCAACTACGAGATCCCGATCTACGCCAAGAACGGCTGGCTCCACTCCGTCGACTCCTACGTCAAGAGCGACACCGCCTTCGACCAGCAGGACATCCTCGCCCCGATGCGGCAGGCGCTGACCGGAGCGGACGGCAAGCTCTACGGCGAGCCCTTCTACGGCGAGTCCTCCTTCCTGATGTACCGCAAGGACGTCCTGGAGAAGAAGGGCCTGACCATGCCGGCCCACCCGACCTGGAAGCAGGTCGCCGACCTCGCCGCCAAGACGGACGGCGCCGAGTCCGGGATGAAGGGCATCTGCCTGCGCGGCCTGCCCGGCTGGGGCGAGGTGATCGCCCCGCTGACCACGGTCGTCAACACCTTCGGCGGCACCTGGTTCGACAAGGACTGGAAGGCGCGCGTGGACTCCCCGGAGTTCAAGAAGGCCGTCCAGTTCTACGTCGACCTGGTCCGCAAGCACGGCGAGTCCGGTGCCGCGCAGTCCGGCTACGCCGAGTGCCTGAACAACATGACCCAGGGCAAGACGGCCATGTGGTACGACGCCACGGCGGGCGCGGGCTCGCTGGAGGCCGCCGGTTCCCCGGTCAAGGGAAAGATCGGCTACGTGCCGGCCCCGGTCGACAGGACCGAGAGCTCCGGCTGGCTCTACACCTGGGCCTGGGGCGTCCAGAAGGCGTCCAAGCACCCCGACGACGCCTGGAAGTTCATCTCGTGGGCGTCCGGCAAGGGCTACGAGAACCTCGTCGGGAAGACGTCGGGCTGGTCCGACGTGCCCGCGGGCAAGCGCGCGTCGACCTATGACATACCGCAGTACACCAAGGAGGCGGGCGCCTTCGCGGACGTCACCCGGGACGCCATCGCGGGCGCCAGGCCGCAGGACCCGGGCGTGCAGCCCCGGCCCGCGCCCGGCATCCAGTTCGTCGGCATCCCCGAGTTCACCGACCTGGGCACCAAGGTCGCCCAGGAGATCAGCAGCGCGATCGCCGGCCGTCAGTCCGTGGACAGCGCGCTGAAGAAGTCGCAGCAGTACGCCGAGGCCGTCGGCAAGAAGTACGAGGGATCATGACCGTGACGACATCGGCCCCGGTCGCCGCCGCCACCGCGCGGCCGGCGGCCCGGCCCTCGAACCGCATGCGCGCCTGGGTCACCCGGGCCCCGCTGCTGCCCGCGCTGATCTTCATGATCGCCGTGACCCAGCTGCCGTTCGTGGCGACCCTGGTGATCTCGTTCTTCAAGTGGAACGCGCTCTACCCGGACGACCGCCACTTCACCGGCCTGTCCAACTACGCCGACGTGATCAGCACCCCCGAGCTGCGCCAGTCGGTGTGGACGACCGTCCTGCTGACCGCCTCCGTGGTGCTGGCCTGCATGCTGCTCGGACTGGTGCTGGCGCTGCTCCTCGACCGCCGCTTCCGCGGCCGGGGCGTCGTGCGCACCATGCTCATCGCCCCCTTCCTGCTGGTGCCGGTCGCCGCCGCCCTGCTCTGGAAGCACGTGCTGTTCAACCCCGAGTACGGCCTCTTCAACGGCGTACTGCACTGGCTCGGGGGAAGCGGGGCGCCGCAGCCGGACTGGATCTCCGAGATGCCGCTGACGGCGGTCGCCGCCTCGCTGGTGTGGCAGTGGACGCCGTTCATGATGCTGATCCTGCTGGCCGGGCTGCAGAGCCGCGACCCGGAACTGATCGAGGCAGCCCGGATGGACGGCGCGGGCGACTGGCAGGTGTTCGTCCACATCACCCTGCCGCACCTGCGGCGCTACCTCGAACTGGGCGTGCTGCTGGGTTCGATCTACATCGTGCAGAACTTCGACGCCGTGTTCACGATCACCTCCGGTGGTCTGGGCACCGCGAACCTGCCGTACACCGTCTACCAGACCTTCTACCAGGCGCACGAGAACGGTCTCGCCTCCGCCGCCGGTGTCCTCGTCGTCATCGGTTCGATCGTCATCGCGACCTTCGCCCTGCGCGTCGTGTCGTCCCTGTTCCGTGAGGAGGCCCCCCGCGCATGACGACCTCCGTCACCGCTCCCGCGCGCGGTCACGCGCCGCGGCCGAGCCGCTCCGGCCCCGGTCTGAAGGGCGCCGTCCTGTCGGTGGCCGCCTGGCTGGCCGGCATCCTGTTCGTCCTGCCCCTGCTCTGGATGGCGCTGACGTCCTTCCACTCCGAGGCGGACGCGGCGACCAACCCGCCCTCCCTCACCGCCCCGCTCACCCTGGACAGCTACCGCGAGTTCTTCGGCCTGGGCGGCGGCGCGAGCCCCTGGCCCTCGCTGATCAACTCGACCACGGCGTCTGTGGCCTCCACGGTGCTGACCCTGCTCCTGGCGCTGCCGGCCGCGTACGCGCTGTCCATCCGGCCGGTGAAGAAGTGGACCGACGTCCTGTTCTTCTTCCTGTCCACCAAGATGCTGCCGGCCGTGGCGGGCCTGCTGCCGATCTACCTCTTCGCCAAGGACGCCGGGCTGCTGGACAACGTCTGGGCCCTGGTCGTGCTCTACACCTCGATGAACCTGCCGATCGCGGTGTGGATGATGCAGTCCTTCCTCGCCGAGGTGCCGATCGCGATCATCGAGGCGGCGCAGATCGACGGTGCCAGGCTGCCCACGGTCCTCGGCCGGGTGGTGGCGCCGATCGCCCTTCCGGGCATCGCCGCGACGGCCCTGATCTGCTTCATCTTCAGCTGGAACGAGCTGCTGTTCGCCCGGGTCCTGACGGGTGTCGTCGCCGAGACCGCCCCCGTCTTCCTGACCGGCTTCATCACCAGCCAGGGCCTGTTCCTGGCCAAGGTGTGCGCCGCGTCGCTCGTCATCTCCCTGCCGGTGCTCGCCGCGGGGTTCACCGCCCAGGACAAGCTGGTCCAGGGTCTGTCGCTTGGAGCCGTGAAATGAAGGCCGCCGTCATCGAGTCCGTGGGCCGTGCCGTCGTCACCGAGGTCCCGGACCCGACACCCGGCCCGCGCGAGGTCGTCGTCGAGGTGGCCGCCTGCGGCCTGTGCGGCACCGACCTGCACATCCTCCAGGGCGAGTTCGCCCCGAAGCTGCCGATCGTCCCCGGGCACGAGTTCGCGGGCGAGGTGGTCGGCGTCGGCACCCAGGTCACCGAGGTCGCGGTCGGCGACCGGGTCGCCGTGGACCCCTCCCTGTACTGCTACGAGTGCCGCTTCTGCCGTGACGGCCACAACAACATGTGCGAGCGGTGGGCCGCGATCGGTGTGACCACGGCCGGCGGCGCGGCCCAGTTCGCGGTGGCCCCCGTGGCGAACTGCGTGAAGCTGCCCGAGCACGTGCGCACCGAGGACGCGGCCCTCATCGAGCCGCTGTCCTGCGCGGTACGCGGGTACGACGTCCTCAACTCCCGGCTCGGTGCCAACGTCCTGATCTACGGCTCCGGGACCATGGGCCTGATGATGCTGGAGCTGGCCAAGCGCACGGGCGCGGCGAACGTGGACGTGGTCGACCTGAACCCGGCGCGTCTGGAGACCGCCCGGCGGCTCGGCGTCTCCGGCTCCGCGGCGAACGCGGACGAGCTGGAGCGCCCGCGGGGCTGGGACGTCGTCATCGACGCGACCGGCAACGCGGCGGCCATCCAGGACGGCCTGGGCCGGGTTGCCAAGGCGGGCACGTTCCTGCAGTTCGGGGTGGCCGACTACGCGACGCGGGTCACGATCGACCCGTACCGCATCTACAACCAGGAGATCACCATCACCGGCTCCATGGCGGTGCTGCACAGCTTCGAGCGGGCGGCCGACCTGTTCGCGGGCGGGGTGCTCGACCCGGACGTGTTCATCAGCGACCGCGTTCCGCTGGAGCAGTACCCGCAGGCGCTGGAGCAGTTCGCGGCGGGGGTGGGACGCAAGATCGTCGTGGTGCCCTGAGCGGTGCCCCGAGTGGATCCACCGCGCTCTGGGCCGATCGGGGGGCGGGCCGCGGGTAAGGGAACGGCAAAGTGATGTCGTTCGTTCACCCGGCATGACAGCTATGACCCCTGGCTCGAACACCCCTCTGCCGGTCGCCCGGGTGACGGTGGACGTCGCCGCCCCGGTGCGGCTCGACGTGTCGGGCCTGCTGCTCACCGCCGACGGCAAGGTGCGCTCCGACGACGACTTCATCTTCTACAACCAGCCCACGGGACCGGGTGTGACGTACCGGTCCGGCGGGGGCACCGCGCCCGACGCGATCACGATCGACACGGCCGCCGTGCCACCGGACATCGAGAAGATCGTGGTCACGGCCAGCCCGGACGCGGCGGGCCGGACCTTCCAGGGCGTCGAGCCGACGGCCACCGTCCGCGACACGGACGGTGGCACGGTGCTGGCCACGTTCACCCCGCCGCAGCTCGGCACCGAGACCGCGCTGGTGGTCGTCGAGATCTACCGGCGCGGCGGCCAGTGGAAGGTCCGCGCGGTCGGCCAGGGGTACGCCGAGGGACTCGCCGGCATCGCGACCGACTTCGGCGTGTCGGTGGAGGAGCCGGCCGCCGCCTCGGCGGCCCCGCCGCAGCAGCCGGTCGCGCCGCCTCCGCCGCCCGCGCCCCCCGCCGTACAGTCGCCGGTGGCCCCGCAGGTCCCGGCCGCTCCCCCGGCCCCGGCCACTCCGCCGCCCCCGGCGCCCGGCGCCGGGAAGATCAACCTCGACAAGGGCCGCGTCAGCCTCCGGAAGAACCAGACCGTGTCCCTCGTCAAGGGTGGCAGCCCGCTGCTCTCCCAGGTCAGGATGGGCCTCGGCTGGGAGCCCGCGTTCCGCGGCAAGGACATCGACCTGGACGCCTCGGTCATCGCCTACGGCCCGCAGCGCAACCACATCGACAGCTGCTACTTCGGCAAGCTGACGATCCTGAACGGCGCGATCAGGCACTCCGGCGACAACCTCACCGGTGAGGGCGGGGGCGACGACGAGGTGATCACGGTCGACCTCGGCCGGATCCCCCAGGAGGTCACCGGCCTGGTCTTCACGGTCAACTCCTTCTCCGGCCAGAAGTTCACCGAGGTCGCCAAGGCCTACTGCCGCCTGATGGACGCCGCCACCGGCGAGGAACTGGTCCGCTTCGACCTCACCGGCGCCGAGCCCCAGACCGGCGTGCTGATGGCCAAGCTCGTCCGCCAGTTCTCCGGCGAGTGGGACATGACGGCGATGGGCGACTTCGTGAAGGCGCGCACGGTACGGAACATGGCGGAGCCGGGAGCCAGGGCCCTGTAGCCCGACCGGCACCCTGCCGCACCCCGGAACCGGCCGAAACCGATCGAAACCGACCGAGAGGCCGAAGCTGACCCGGGCGGCCCGAAGTGAAGCCGGGCGGCCCGAGTCGGACCGGGGCGGACCGAAGCGGACCCGGGCGGACCGGGGCGGGCGCCGTGAGCGCCGGTGTGGCCCGCGCTAGCGAAGGAGCGCGGGCCACGCTCAGGCCGCACCGGTCAGGCCCTCACGCCCTCACGGCGCCGTGGCTCCGCGAGGGCGTGGCTCCACGAGGGCGTGGGCCGTGGCCGTTCCTCCGGCCGTCGCTCGACCCGCCGCTCGACCCGCCGCTCAACCCGTCTGCTGCGACCGGGCCTTGAACGCGGCCTTGCGGGCCTCCTTGGCGACCCGCTTGTCCGGGTGCAGCCGGCCCATCGCCTCCAGCACGTCCGCGGTGTCGGGGTGGTCCACCCGCCAGGCGGCCGCGAAGAAGCCGCCGTGCTGGGCGGCGAGGCCCTCCACCAGTGCCTGGAGTTCCTCGGAGTTGCCCTCGGCCCGGAGCTGGGCGGCGACGGTGTCGATGGTCAGCCAGAAGACCAGGTCCTGCGACGGCGGGGGCACGTCGGCGGCACCCCGCTCGCTCAGCCAGACCCGGGCGAGGCCGCCCAGTTCGGGGTCGCCGAGGACCGCTCGCAGCGCCGGTTCGGCCTCCGGGCCGACCAGGGACAGGGCCTGCTGGCAGCGCAGCCTGCGCAGCGGCGCGCCGGCGTCGGCGCCCCGCGCGGCCGACAGCAACTCCCGCGCCGAGGCGAGCGGTTCACGCTGGGCGAGCCACTGCTCGGTCTCGGCGCGGGCGGCGGACTGTCCGAAGCGGGCGGTGGCGTCGAGGAGCGCGTCGGCGCCCTTGTCGGCGAGTTCCCCGACGGCGGGGGCGTCGAAGCCGGCCTCCAGCAGGCGCGCCCGCAGGCCGAACGCGCCGAGCGGGGTGAGGCGGACCATGCCGTAGCGGGAGACGTCGGTGTCGTCCACGGGCGCGGCGGGCTCCTCGTCCGCATCGGCCATGAGCGCCTCGTCGACGGGGTCGTAGTCCACCAGGCCGATGGGCTCCAGCAGCCGGAACTGGTCGTCGAGGCGCATCATCGCGTCGGAGACCTGCTCCAGGACGTCGTTGGTGGGCTCGTCCATGTCGCTGGGCACGATCATGGAGGCGGCGAGGGCGGGCAGCGGCACCGGGCCCTCGCCGGAGCCGTCCTCGCTGACGGTCAGCAGGTAGAGGTTGCCGAGGACGCCGTCGAGGAACTCGGACTCGGCCTCGGGGTCCCAGTCGAGTGACGAGAAATCGATCTCGCCGCCCTCGTCCAGGGCGTCGACCAGGCCGTCGAGGTCGGGTACGCCCGCGTCCGCGATGACGGTCTCCAGGGCGGCGAGCCAGACCGCGAGCACGTCGTGCGGGGAGCCGCCGGTGAGCAGCGCCAGCTCCTCGCCGGCCGCCACGGTCCCGGCCTCCTCGTCGGTGATCTCGACGAGACCGGCGTCCACCGCCACCCGCCAGGCCTCACTGGCGTAGGCGGCGGCGTCGTCCCCGCTCAGCCCGAGCAGTTCGGCGGCGGCGGCCAGCTGGTCCTCGGCCAGTCCGCCGCCGGCGTCCACGCGGGTGTCGGGTCCGGCCCAGCGGGCGAGACGCGCGGCACGGGAGAGCAACGGGGTGGACAGCGCGGCGCGCGCCAGCTCCGCTTCGGGGTGCAGCCGCACGGGCGGCAGGGGGGAGCTGTCTGACATCGGCTGGTTCTCCTCGGACACCAAATAAGGACTCGGCGGCTCAGCCTAGACGGATTTCCACCCATGCCGCCTGGTTCATCTTCCCGCCCACGACCGTACATGGCCGAAACCTTGACAACTCCCCACGCCAGGCTGGAGATTGACGCGCGTAGAAGTTGGGGGGACAACTGTTCACTCGGCTCTGCGCGTGTCACACAGGGCTACGAGCCCCACACGCTCCCGCCCCACCCTCGTCCCGGCGCTCACGCACGTCCCCCGGAGGGATCCCT comes from the Streptomyces sp. NBC_00820 genome and includes:
- a CDS encoding ABC transporter substrate-binding protein, whose translation is MRTQSRRTPRVLLAAAAAGTLATPLLTGCAGAGGAGGSGSSAHSINVLMVNNPQMVELQKLTAAHFTKETGIKVNFTVLPENDVRDKISQDFANQAGQYDIATLSNYEIPIYAKNGWLHSVDSYVKSDTAFDQQDILAPMRQALTGADGKLYGEPFYGESSFLMYRKDVLEKKGLTMPAHPTWKQVADLAAKTDGAESGMKGICLRGLPGWGEVIAPLTTVVNTFGGTWFDKDWKARVDSPEFKKAVQFYVDLVRKHGESGAAQSGYAECLNNMTQGKTAMWYDATAGAGSLEAAGSPVKGKIGYVPAPVDRTESSGWLYTWAWGVQKASKHPDDAWKFISWASGKGYENLVGKTSGWSDVPAGKRASTYDIPQYTKEAGAFADVTRDAIAGARPQDPGVQPRPAPGIQFVGIPEFTDLGTKVAQEISSAIAGRQSVDSALKKSQQYAEAVGKKYEGS
- a CDS encoding carbohydrate ABC transporter permease produces the protein MTVTTSAPVAAATARPAARPSNRMRAWVTRAPLLPALIFMIAVTQLPFVATLVISFFKWNALYPDDRHFTGLSNYADVISTPELRQSVWTTVLLTASVVLACMLLGLVLALLLDRRFRGRGVVRTMLIAPFLLVPVAAALLWKHVLFNPEYGLFNGVLHWLGGSGAPQPDWISEMPLTAVAASLVWQWTPFMMLILLAGLQSRDPELIEAARMDGAGDWQVFVHITLPHLRRYLELGVLLGSIYIVQNFDAVFTITSGGLGTANLPYTVYQTFYQAHENGLASAAGVLVVIGSIVIATFALRVVSSLFREEAPRA
- a CDS encoding carbohydrate ABC transporter permease: MTTSVTAPARGHAPRPSRSGPGLKGAVLSVAAWLAGILFVLPLLWMALTSFHSEADAATNPPSLTAPLTLDSYREFFGLGGGASPWPSLINSTTASVASTVLTLLLALPAAYALSIRPVKKWTDVLFFFLSTKMLPAVAGLLPIYLFAKDAGLLDNVWALVVLYTSMNLPIAVWMMQSFLAEVPIAIIEAAQIDGARLPTVLGRVVAPIALPGIAATALICFIFSWNELLFARVLTGVVAETAPVFLTGFITSQGLFLAKVCAASLVISLPVLAAGFTAQDKLVQGLSLGAVK
- a CDS encoding zinc-dependent alcohol dehydrogenase family protein; translated protein: MKAAVIESVGRAVVTEVPDPTPGPREVVVEVAACGLCGTDLHILQGEFAPKLPIVPGHEFAGEVVGVGTQVTEVAVGDRVAVDPSLYCYECRFCRDGHNNMCERWAAIGVTTAGGAAQFAVAPVANCVKLPEHVRTEDAALIEPLSCAVRGYDVLNSRLGANVLIYGSGTMGLMMLELAKRTGAANVDVVDLNPARLETARRLGVSGSAANADELERPRGWDVVIDATGNAAAIQDGLGRVAKAGTFLQFGVADYATRVTIDPYRIYNQEITITGSMAVLHSFERAADLFAGGVLDPDVFISDRVPLEQYPQALEQFAAGVGRKIVVVP
- a CDS encoding TerD family protein is translated as MTPGSNTPLPVARVTVDVAAPVRLDVSGLLLTADGKVRSDDDFIFYNQPTGPGVTYRSGGGTAPDAITIDTAAVPPDIEKIVVTASPDAAGRTFQGVEPTATVRDTDGGTVLATFTPPQLGTETALVVVEIYRRGGQWKVRAVGQGYAEGLAGIATDFGVSVEEPAAASAAPPQQPVAPPPPPAPPAVQSPVAPQVPAAPPAPATPPPPAPGAGKINLDKGRVSLRKNQTVSLVKGGSPLLSQVRMGLGWEPAFRGKDIDLDASVIAYGPQRNHIDSCYFGKLTILNGAIRHSGDNLTGEGGGDDEVITVDLGRIPQEVTGLVFTVNSFSGQKFTEVAKAYCRLMDAATGEELVRFDLTGAEPQTGVLMAKLVRQFSGEWDMTAMGDFVKARTVRNMAEPGARAL